From a region of the Streptomyces sp. NBC_00193 genome:
- a CDS encoding ABC transporter permease, whose protein sequence is MTTTAPGAAGPGAARPAAPDGAPAGAVPPGSSPWQLARRELRRRPAVRVSLCVVLLFVLMAATAPWLGALGGWSPDEFDKSAIDPYLGGQPLGSFGGISSDHWLGVEPVSGRDLFARVVHGAQVSLLIAFAATAIVVVAGTAAGIAAGYFGGRTDAVLSRLMDLTMSFPSLIFMIAMLSVAKDVNRIVLMTVVIGVFGWPGVARVVRGQALSLKHREYVDAARVGGSSSWRILTRDILPGVSGPVIAYTTLLIPGMISTEAALSYLGVGVRPPTPSWGQMIAESVAFYETDPMYFVIPSLFLFLAVLAFTLLGDALRDILDPRGGRT, encoded by the coding sequence ATGACCACCACCGCACCGGGCGCCGCCGGACCGGGTGCCGCCCGTCCGGCAGCCCCGGACGGCGCACCGGCCGGGGCCGTCCCCCCGGGCAGCAGCCCCTGGCAGCTCGCCCGGCGGGAACTCCGCCGCCGCCCCGCCGTCCGCGTCAGCCTCTGCGTCGTCCTCCTCTTCGTCCTGATGGCCGCCACCGCCCCCTGGCTGGGCGCCCTGGGCGGCTGGTCCCCGGACGAGTTCGACAAGTCCGCCATCGACCCCTACCTCGGCGGCCAGCCGCTGGGCTCCTTCGGCGGGATCAGCTCCGACCACTGGCTCGGCGTGGAACCCGTCAGCGGCCGCGACCTGTTCGCCCGCGTCGTCCACGGCGCCCAGGTCTCGCTGCTCATCGCCTTCGCCGCCACCGCCATCGTGGTCGTCGCGGGCACCGCCGCCGGAATCGCCGCAGGCTACTTCGGAGGGCGCACCGACGCCGTCCTGTCCCGGCTGATGGACCTGACGATGTCCTTCCCGTCCCTCATCTTCATGATCGCGATGCTGTCGGTGGCCAAGGACGTCAACCGCATCGTCCTCATGACCGTCGTCATCGGCGTCTTCGGCTGGCCCGGCGTCGCCCGCGTCGTCCGAGGCCAGGCCCTCTCGCTCAAACACCGCGAGTACGTGGACGCCGCCCGCGTCGGCGGATCCAGCTCCTGGCGGATCCTGACCCGCGACATCCTCCCGGGGGTCTCCGGCCCGGTCATCGCCTACACCACCCTGCTCATCCCCGGCATGATCAGCACCGAGGCCGCGCTCAGCTACCTCGGCGTGGGCGTCCGCCCGCCCACCCCCTCCTGGGGTCAGATGATCGCCGAGTCCGTGGCCTTCTACGAGACCGACCCCATGTACTTCGTCATCCCCAGCCTCTTCCTCTTCCTCGCGGTTCTCGCCTTCACCCTGCTCGGCGACGCCCTGCGCGACATCCTCGACCCGAGGGGCGGCCGGACGTGA
- a CDS encoding ABC transporter substrate-binding protein: MTKRTQLALATALVAALALGASGCSDPKKGSAGGGASNPASANDGKILGGAPVKGGTLTVLSNQDFAHLDPARNWVMPTMDFGTRLLYRTLVTFKAEPGKSGSELVPDLATDLGTPSNGGRTWTFTLKEGVKYEDGSPIKAQDIKYNVERSMAPDLTGGPDYAAQYLAGAEGYKGPLQGKHLDSVKTPDDRTIVFELKRPVAEFSATATLPTFAPVPESQEKGTQYDARPFSSGPYKIESYDRDKKLVLVRNEHWDAKTDTVRKAYPDKFVVVMGLKGGQIDDRIIAGEGADASSVQWSDMRPESAPKVLPKPEIKSRLLAESQGCTEMLQMNNSRAPFDDPKVREALQYAVDKEAVVTAGGGPALNEVATAYLPPALSGGKQADTLKIAPSGDPAKAKELLKAAGKETLKVSLAVSTGDKGKAEAVQQGLARAGVEVVIDTVDPGAYYDVIGDTATAPDLVLSGWCPDYPSGSTFLPFVFDGRTIKAKGNSGNYSQFKDEATIKRIDEINAMADAKQANQAWIDLDAEIMKKSPAVPVLLERKPLLVGTNIAGAFGHPVWVGQLDYATIGLKDPSKSQG; the protein is encoded by the coding sequence ATGACCAAGCGCACCCAACTCGCCCTCGCCACCGCCCTGGTGGCCGCACTCGCACTCGGCGCCTCGGGCTGCTCCGACCCCAAGAAGGGCTCCGCCGGCGGCGGTGCCTCCAACCCCGCTTCCGCCAACGACGGGAAGATCCTGGGCGGCGCACCCGTCAAGGGAGGCACCCTCACCGTCCTGTCCAACCAGGACTTCGCCCACCTCGACCCCGCCCGCAACTGGGTCATGCCGACCATGGACTTCGGTACCCGCCTCCTCTACCGCACCCTGGTCACCTTCAAGGCGGAGCCGGGCAAGTCGGGCAGCGAGCTCGTCCCCGACCTCGCCACCGACCTCGGCACCCCCTCCAACGGCGGCCGCACCTGGACCTTCACCCTGAAGGAGGGCGTGAAGTACGAGGACGGATCGCCCATCAAGGCCCAGGACATCAAGTACAACGTCGAGCGCTCCATGGCCCCCGACCTCACCGGCGGCCCCGACTACGCGGCCCAGTACCTGGCCGGCGCCGAGGGCTACAAGGGCCCGCTCCAGGGCAAGCACCTCGACTCCGTCAAGACCCCCGACGACCGCACGATCGTCTTCGAACTGAAGAGGCCCGTCGCCGAGTTCTCCGCGACCGCGACCCTCCCCACCTTCGCCCCGGTCCCCGAGTCGCAGGAGAAGGGCACGCAGTACGACGCCCGCCCGTTCTCCTCCGGCCCGTACAAGATCGAGTCGTACGACCGCGACAAGAAGCTCGTCCTGGTCCGCAACGAGCACTGGGACGCCAAGACCGACACCGTCCGCAAGGCCTACCCCGACAAGTTCGTGGTCGTCATGGGCCTCAAGGGCGGACAGATCGACGACCGGATCATCGCCGGGGAGGGCGCCGACGCCTCCTCCGTCCAGTGGTCCGACATGCGGCCCGAGAGCGCCCCCAAGGTGCTGCCCAAGCCGGAGATCAAGTCGCGGCTGCTGGCCGAGTCCCAGGGCTGTACCGAGATGCTCCAGATGAACAACTCCCGCGCCCCCTTCGACGACCCGAAGGTCCGCGAGGCCCTCCAGTACGCCGTCGACAAGGAGGCCGTGGTCACCGCGGGCGGCGGCCCGGCGCTCAACGAGGTCGCCACCGCCTACCTGCCCCCGGCCCTCTCCGGCGGCAAGCAGGCCGACACCCTGAAGATCGCGCCGTCCGGCGACCCCGCCAAGGCCAAGGAGCTCCTCAAGGCCGCGGGCAAGGAGACCCTGAAGGTCTCCCTGGCCGTCTCCACCGGCGACAAGGGCAAGGCGGAGGCCGTCCAGCAGGGCCTGGCCCGCGCGGGCGTCGAGGTGGTCATCGACACCGTCGACCCGGGCGCCTACTACGACGTCATCGGCGACACCGCCACCGCCCCCGACCTCGTGCTGTCCGGCTGGTGCCCCGACTACCCCTCCGGCTCCACCTTCCTCCCCTTCGTCTTCGACGGCCGCACCATCAAGGCCAAGGGCAACTCGGGCAATTACTCCCAGTTCAAGGACGAGGCGACGATCAAGCGGATCGACGAGATCAACGCCATGGCCGACGCCAAGCAGGCCAACCAGGCCTGGATCGACCTCGACGCCGAGATCATGAAGAAGTCCCCGGCCGTCCCCGTCCTGCTGGAGCGCAAGCCGCTGCTCGTCGGCACCAACATCGCCGGCGCCTTCGGCCACCCCGTCTGGGTCGGCCAGCTCGACTACGCCACCATCGGCCTCAAGGACCCGTCGAAGAGCCAGGGCTGA
- a CDS encoding (2Fe-2S)-binding protein produces MSEATRGRRRSPRDLVGGTPAETWSLRFDDRELPAQSGQSIAAVLWSAGILAWRTTRETAAPRGAFCGIGSCFDCLVTVNGRPNQRACLVPARPGDHVTTQEGTGRDDLAV; encoded by the coding sequence ATGAGCGAAGCGACGAGGGGGCGGCGAAGGTCACCCCGCGACCTGGTGGGCGGCACCCCCGCGGAAACCTGGAGCCTCCGCTTCGACGACCGCGAACTCCCGGCCCAGTCCGGACAGAGCATCGCCGCCGTCCTCTGGTCCGCCGGCATCCTCGCCTGGCGCACCACCCGCGAAACCGCCGCCCCCCGCGGAGCGTTCTGCGGGATCGGCAGTTGCTTCGACTGCCTCGTCACCGTCAACGGCCGCCCGAACCAGCGCGCGTGCCTCGTGCCCGCCCGCCCGGGCGACCACGTCACCACCCAGGAAGGGACCGGCCGTGACGACCTCGCCGTCTGA
- a CDS encoding proline racemase family protein, whose product MRTRNIYHAVDSHTEGMPTRVITGGVGVIPGATMADKRLHFIEHLDHLRTLLMYEPRGHSAMSGAILQPPTRPDADFGVLYIEVSGLLPMCGHGTIGVATVLVETGMVPVVEPVTTVRLDTPAGLVSVAVRVEDGAATAATFTNVPAFCVGLDLKAEVPGYGTVTYDLAYGGNFYAFVELDALGLPFDRERGDDLLAAGLAVMEAINASPDRPVHPENPSFGGVKHVYLAAPGSDARRSRHAMAIHPGWFDRSPCGTGTSARMAQLHARGLLPLDTDFVNESFIGTEFTGRLIAETTVGGRPAFVPTVTGRAWITGTAQYFLDPSDPFPGGFLL is encoded by the coding sequence ATGCGCACCCGAAACATCTACCACGCGGTGGACTCGCACACCGAGGGCATGCCCACCCGGGTGATCACCGGGGGAGTCGGGGTGATCCCCGGCGCCACCATGGCCGACAAGCGGCTCCACTTCATCGAGCACCTGGACCACCTGCGGACCCTGCTCATGTACGAGCCGCGCGGCCACTCGGCGATGAGCGGCGCCATCCTGCAGCCCCCGACCCGCCCCGACGCCGACTTCGGCGTCCTCTACATCGAGGTGTCGGGCCTGCTCCCCATGTGCGGGCACGGCACCATCGGAGTCGCCACCGTCCTCGTGGAGACGGGCATGGTGCCCGTCGTCGAGCCGGTCACCACCGTCCGGCTCGACACCCCGGCCGGGCTGGTCAGCGTCGCCGTCCGGGTCGAGGACGGGGCGGCCACCGCCGCCACCTTCACCAACGTCCCGGCCTTCTGCGTCGGCCTCGACCTCAAGGCCGAGGTCCCCGGATACGGCACGGTCACCTACGACCTCGCCTACGGCGGCAACTTCTACGCCTTCGTCGAACTCGACGCCCTCGGGCTCCCCTTCGACCGGGAGCGCGGGGACGACCTGCTCGCCGCCGGACTGGCCGTCATGGAGGCGATCAACGCCTCCCCGGACCGGCCAGTCCACCCCGAGAACCCCTCCTTCGGCGGGGTCAAGCACGTCTACCTCGCGGCCCCCGGCTCCGACGCCCGCCGCTCCCGGCACGCGATGGCCATCCACCCCGGTTGGTTCGACCGCTCCCCGTGCGGTACGGGAACCAGCGCGCGCATGGCGCAGCTGCACGCCCGCGGACTCCTGCCCCTGGACACGGACTTCGTCAACGAGTCCTTCATCGGCACGGAGTTCACCGGCCGCCTCATCGCCGAAACCACGGTGGGCGGCCGCCCGGCCTTTGTGCCCACCGTCACGGGCCGGGCCTGGATCACCGGCACCGCCCAGTACTTCCTCGACCCGTCCGACCCGTTCCCCGGAGGGTTCCTGTTGTGA
- a CDS encoding FAD-binding oxidoreductase, with protein sequence MPRHSPDLVIIGAGVVGAACAYYAARAGLRVAVVDRGPVAGGTTGAGEGNLLVSDKEAGPELDLALLSARLWRELALELPGEIEYEAKGGLVVAADEATVKALRGFADGQRAAGVDAVEVGPGELRELEPHLAPDLAGGFHYPQDAQVQPAQAAAQLLAAAPGVALHLGEEVTEFLRGPAGELRGVRTARRDLLAPAVLNAAGTWGGAVAALAGVGLPVLPRRGFVLVTEPLPRVVRHKVYAADYIADVASGSAALQSSAVVEGTPAGPVLIGATRERVGFDRSLSTEALRRLAAQAAALFPVLADVKVLRTYHGFRPYLPDHLPAIGPDPRVPGLFHACGHEGAGIGLAPATGALITAALTSAAAALDPAPFNPARFAESE encoded by the coding sequence GTGCCCAGACATTCCCCGGACCTCGTGATCATCGGCGCCGGCGTCGTCGGAGCCGCGTGCGCGTACTACGCGGCGCGCGCCGGACTCCGCGTGGCCGTCGTCGACCGCGGCCCGGTCGCCGGCGGCACGACCGGCGCCGGCGAAGGCAACCTGCTCGTCTCCGACAAGGAGGCGGGCCCCGAGCTGGACCTCGCGCTGCTCTCGGCGCGGCTCTGGCGGGAGCTCGCGCTCGAACTCCCGGGGGAGATCGAGTACGAGGCCAAGGGCGGCCTGGTCGTCGCCGCGGACGAGGCCACCGTGAAGGCCCTACGGGGCTTCGCGGACGGCCAGCGCGCGGCCGGCGTCGACGCGGTCGAGGTGGGGCCGGGAGAGCTGCGCGAACTGGAGCCCCACCTCGCCCCCGACCTGGCGGGCGGTTTCCACTACCCGCAGGACGCCCAGGTCCAGCCGGCCCAGGCGGCGGCGCAGCTGCTGGCCGCGGCGCCGGGTGTGGCGCTCCACCTCGGGGAGGAGGTCACGGAGTTCCTGCGCGGCCCGGCGGGCGAACTCCGCGGAGTCCGTACGGCTCGCCGCGACCTCCTCGCCCCGGCGGTGCTCAACGCTGCCGGCACCTGGGGCGGGGCGGTGGCCGCGCTGGCCGGAGTGGGCCTTCCGGTGCTGCCCCGGCGGGGTTTCGTCCTGGTGACGGAGCCGCTGCCGAGGGTGGTGCGGCACAAGGTCTACGCCGCGGACTACATCGCGGACGTCGCGAGCGGGTCGGCGGCGCTGCAGTCCTCGGCGGTGGTCGAGGGCACCCCGGCGGGGCCGGTCCTGATCGGCGCCACCCGCGAACGGGTCGGCTTCGACCGCTCGCTGTCGACGGAGGCCCTGCGGCGGCTGGCGGCGCAGGCCGCGGCGCTCTTTCCGGTCCTGGCGGACGTCAAGGTGCTCCGCACCTACCACGGCTTCCGCCCGTACCTGCCGGACCACCTCCCGGCGATCGGTCCGGACCCCCGGGTCCCGGGGCTGTTCCACGCCTGCGGCCACGAGGGCGCGGGCATCGGCCTGGCCCCGGCGACGGGAGCCCTGATCACGGCAGCCCTGACGTCCGCCGCCGCTGCCCTGGACCCCGCCCCCTTCAACCCGGCCCGCTTTGCGGAGTCCGAGTGA
- a CDS encoding dihydrodipicolinate synthase family protein — protein sequence MTHAHTPAPAGTDTRTRPWHGIMVATTLPLREDLSVDHDAYAEHVAWLIANGCDGVVPNGSLGEYQTLTDEERARVVRTAVEAAGDGARVMPGVAAYGSAESRRWAEQAAEAGAGSVLLLPPNAFRADADAVRAHYAEVARVGVPVVAYNNPIDTKVDLVPSLLARLHADGSIVAVKEFSGDVRRAYEIAELAPGLDLLIGADDVLLELALAGAVGWIAGYPNALPQACATLYRAAVAGDLDTALPLYKSLHSLLRWDSKTEFVQAIKLSMDLAGRPGGPTRPPRFPLTGEIEAGVRAATEKALAEGLN from the coding sequence ATGACCCACGCGCACACCCCCGCGCCCGCCGGTACGGACACCCGCACCCGCCCCTGGCACGGCATCATGGTCGCCACCACCCTGCCCCTGCGGGAAGACCTGAGTGTCGACCACGACGCCTACGCCGAACACGTGGCCTGGCTGATCGCCAACGGCTGCGACGGCGTCGTCCCCAACGGTTCCCTCGGCGAGTACCAGACCCTCACCGACGAAGAGCGCGCCCGCGTCGTCCGTACCGCCGTCGAGGCCGCCGGCGACGGGGCCCGCGTCATGCCCGGAGTCGCCGCCTACGGCAGCGCCGAATCCCGCCGCTGGGCCGAGCAGGCCGCAGAGGCCGGCGCCGGATCCGTGCTCCTGCTGCCGCCGAACGCCTTCCGGGCCGACGCGGACGCCGTGCGCGCCCACTACGCCGAGGTCGCCCGCGTCGGCGTGCCCGTGGTCGCGTACAACAACCCCATCGACACCAAGGTGGACCTCGTCCCGTCCCTGCTGGCCCGGCTGCACGCCGACGGATCCATCGTCGCCGTCAAGGAGTTCAGCGGCGACGTGCGGCGTGCGTACGAGATCGCCGAACTGGCTCCCGGACTCGACCTGTTGATCGGCGCCGACGACGTCCTGCTCGAACTGGCCCTGGCCGGTGCGGTCGGCTGGATCGCCGGGTACCCCAACGCGCTCCCGCAGGCCTGCGCCACCCTCTACCGCGCAGCCGTCGCGGGAGACCTCGACACCGCCCTGCCGCTCTACAAGTCCCTGCACTCCCTGCTGCGCTGGGACTCCAAGACCGAGTTCGTCCAGGCCATCAAGCTCTCCATGGACCTGGCCGGCCGCCCCGGCGGCCCGACCCGCCCGCCCCGCTTCCCGCTCACCGGCGAGATCGAGGCCGGCGTCCGCGCCGCGACCGAGAAGGCGCTCGCCGAGGGCCTCAACTAA
- a CDS encoding proline racemase family protein, with product MTVVRTVDYHTAGEPFRIVDLTSGGAPPVPGDTVAERCATAIGPGGSGTAPRRGPLDDVRRLLVQEPRGHAGMYGGFVVPPDDDGAHFGVLFWHKDGYSTACGHGTMALGAWAVDTGRVAAPDDGDVQVRIDVPSGRVAATVHRSAGRTTGVTFRNVPARASARKVPVATTLGMAEVDIAHGGACYASLPARDLGLDVTPASLPALVRAGKEIRAALATHPGTWHPDGPLLSGVYGVTLYEELPDTPFGPHQRNVTVFADGQIDRSPCGSGTSARLALLAEDGRLGEGEDLLHESVVGTVFTGRVAARVAEGVVTEVTGTAYRTGEHLFSVDPQDALGAGFLL from the coding sequence GTGACCGTCGTACGAACCGTGGACTACCACACCGCCGGCGAGCCCTTCCGCATCGTCGACCTCACCTCCGGGGGAGCGCCGCCGGTGCCCGGGGACACCGTCGCCGAGCGCTGCGCGACCGCCATCGGACCGGGGGGATCGGGCACGGCCCCCCGGCGCGGCCCGCTGGACGACGTACGCCGGCTCCTCGTGCAGGAGCCGCGCGGGCACGCCGGGATGTACGGGGGCTTCGTGGTCCCGCCCGACGACGACGGGGCCCACTTCGGGGTGCTGTTCTGGCACAAGGACGGCTACTCCACCGCCTGCGGCCACGGCACCATGGCGCTGGGCGCCTGGGCCGTGGACACCGGCCGGGTCGCCGCCCCGGACGACGGGGACGTCCAGGTGCGGATCGACGTGCCCTCGGGGCGGGTCGCCGCGACCGTGCACCGTTCGGCGGGCCGCACCACCGGGGTCACCTTCCGCAACGTCCCGGCCCGCGCCAGCGCCCGCAAGGTGCCCGTCGCCACCACCCTCGGCATGGCCGAGGTGGACATCGCGCACGGCGGGGCCTGCTACGCCTCCCTGCCCGCCCGGGACCTCGGCCTGGACGTGACCCCGGCCTCCCTGCCCGCGCTCGTGCGGGCCGGGAAGGAGATCCGCGCCGCCCTCGCCACCCACCCCGGGACCTGGCACCCGGACGGGCCGCTGCTCTCCGGGGTGTACGGGGTGACCCTGTACGAGGAGCTCCCCGACACCCCCTTCGGGCCGCACCAGCGCAACGTCACCGTCTTCGCCGACGGGCAGATCGACCGCTCGCCCTGCGGCTCCGGCACCTCGGCGCGGCTCGCGCTGCTGGCCGAGGACGGGCGGCTGGGGGAGGGGGAGGACCTGCTGCACGAGTCGGTCGTGGGCACGGTGTTCACCGGCCGCGTCGCCGCGCGGGTGGCGGAGGGCGTGGTCACGGAGGTCACCGGTACGGCGTACCGCACCGGCGAGCACCTCTTCAGCGTCGACCCGCAGGACGCGCTCGGCGCCGGGTTCCTCCTGTGA
- a CDS encoding ornithine cyclodeaminase family protein, protein MIPQLSGAEMAGLLTPAAAADALAGVLLAGLDPETCPPRSALPVPGGGELLLMPAATGAYAGVKIAGVAPGNPALGLPRITGSYLLLDGPTLRPVALLDGAALTTLRTPAVSALALRHLAPVGRPLRLLLFGSGPQAYGHLDAVHAMRQLAEVVVVARAGSAGSAAGAEKLAAYARGLGVPARTGAAAEVADADLVICCTTSREPLFDGRLIAPGATVVAVGSHEPDAREVDTALVRRAAVYVESRAAALREAGDLLVPEAEGAIGAGHISGTLSDLVAGRMPGAGAASCPQLFKSVGMAWEDLAVAVALFEAAGSGVH, encoded by the coding sequence GTGATCCCCCAGCTGTCGGGCGCGGAGATGGCCGGGCTGCTCACCCCGGCCGCCGCCGCGGACGCGCTGGCCGGCGTCCTGCTGGCCGGGCTGGACCCGGAGACCTGCCCGCCGCGCAGCGCCCTGCCCGTGCCGGGCGGCGGGGAGCTGCTGCTCATGCCGGCCGCCACCGGGGCCTACGCCGGCGTGAAGATCGCCGGGGTGGCCCCGGGAAACCCGGCGCTCGGACTGCCCCGGATCACGGGGTCCTACCTCCTCCTGGACGGCCCCACCCTGCGGCCGGTGGCCCTGCTCGACGGGGCGGCGCTGACCACCCTGCGCACCCCGGCGGTGTCGGCGCTCGCGCTGCGCCACCTGGCCCCGGTCGGGCGGCCGCTGCGGCTGCTGCTCTTCGGCTCGGGACCGCAGGCGTACGGGCACCTCGACGCGGTGCACGCGATGCGGCAGCTGGCGGAGGTGGTGGTCGTGGCCCGTGCGGGGTCCGCGGGCAGCGCCGCCGGCGCGGAGAAGCTGGCGGCGTACGCGCGGGGGCTGGGCGTCCCCGCCCGGACGGGGGCGGCGGCGGAAGTGGCCGACGCCGACCTGGTGATCTGCTGCACCACCTCCCGCGAACCCCTCTTCGACGGGCGGCTGATCGCGCCGGGCGCCACCGTGGTCGCCGTCGGCTCGCACGAGCCGGACGCCCGCGAGGTGGACACGGCGCTGGTCCGGCGGGCGGCCGTCTACGTGGAGTCGCGTGCGGCGGCTCTGCGCGAGGCGGGGGACCTGCTGGTGCCGGAGGCGGAAGGGGCGATCGGAGCCGGTCATATCAGCGGCACCCTCTCCGACCTGGTCGCGGGCCGGATGCCGGGTGCGGGGGCGGCGAGTTGTCCACAGCTCTTCAAGAGTGTGGGCATGGCCTGGGAAGATCTCGCTGTGGCGGTCGCCTTGTTCGAGGCCGCCGGGAGCGGTGTCCACTGA
- a CDS encoding GntR family transcriptional regulator, with amino-acid sequence MGDLKQHSLIKAQERLRDQVGHALRAALIAGELRPGSVYSAPGLAAELGVSATPVREAMLDLAREGLVEPVRNKGFRITEVSERDLDQYTELRTMIEVPTIGKITKIATPEALEALRPIAQEIVTSAREHNLIGYLEADRRFHLTLLGLSGNDRLVETVGDLRKRSRLYGLTGLDEAGKLVSSAEEHIELLDLMLSGDAEAAEACMTRHLGHVRSLWAQGRDEPVGRPKGRLGSGL; translated from the coding sequence ATGGGTGACCTGAAGCAGCACAGTCTCATCAAGGCTCAGGAACGGCTCCGTGACCAGGTCGGCCATGCCCTGAGGGCAGCCCTGATAGCGGGTGAACTGCGCCCCGGGAGCGTCTACTCCGCCCCCGGCCTCGCAGCCGAGCTCGGCGTCTCGGCCACCCCGGTGCGCGAGGCCATGCTGGACCTGGCCCGCGAGGGCCTGGTGGAGCCGGTCCGCAACAAGGGCTTCCGCATCACGGAGGTCAGCGAGCGCGATCTGGACCAGTACACCGAGCTGCGCACGATGATCGAGGTCCCGACCATCGGCAAGATCACGAAGATCGCCACGCCCGAGGCCCTGGAGGCCCTGCGCCCCATCGCGCAGGAGATCGTCACCAGCGCGCGCGAGCACAACCTCATCGGCTACCTGGAGGCCGACCGCCGCTTCCACCTCACCCTGCTCGGGCTCTCGGGCAACGACCGCCTGGTGGAAACCGTCGGCGACCTGCGCAAGCGCTCCCGGCTCTACGGCCTGACGGGCCTGGACGAGGCCGGCAAGCTGGTCTCCTCCGCCGAGGAGCACATCGAGCTCCTCGACCTGATGCTCAGCGGAGACGCGGAGGCGGCCGAAGCCTGCATGACCCGACACCTGGGCCACGTCCGCTCCCTCTGGGCCCAGGGCCGCGACGAACCGGTGGGCCGCCCCAAGGGCCGCCTGGGCTCGGGCCTCTAG
- a CDS encoding NAD(P)/FAD-dependent oxidoreductase codes for MTTSPSDSPSAAARAFADLAVVGAGPAGLAAAVTAAGLGLRVTLLDAGERPGGQYFRHPAPGLGAARPEALHHGWSAFASREAALRAHVSAGRITYLAYHHVWTVTPDPAGSPGWTLHAVAGPDEAPATVRARTVLLATGAYERQLPFPGWTLPGVVGAGGAQAMLKAGLVLPGSRVVVAGSGPLLLAVAGSLAAAGARVPAVVEAAAYTGYAAHTPALLRNPGKLAEGATYGGALLRHGVRLLTRHAVTEAHGTDRVEAVTVARLDRDWRPLPGTARRIPCDAVAVGHGLVPQLELATGLGCATRPSPDATVALELDAEQRTSVPGIWSAGETGGIGGAQLALTEGEIAAHSIAGRPVPARLARTRTRLRAFAAAMAGAHRPGPGWTGWLREDTDVCRCEEVPAGRIREAVEDLGARDARTVKLLTRAGMGWCQGRMCGPAVAALAGTDPAPDRRPLSCPVPLRHLAALPAEPPH; via the coding sequence GTGACGACCTCGCCGTCTGATTCCCCGTCCGCCGCCGCCCGGGCCTTCGCCGACCTCGCCGTCGTCGGCGCCGGCCCCGCCGGCCTCGCCGCCGCGGTGACGGCCGCCGGCCTGGGCCTGCGCGTCACCCTCCTGGACGCGGGGGAGCGCCCCGGCGGGCAGTACTTCCGCCACCCCGCACCCGGACTCGGCGCGGCCCGTCCCGAGGCCCTGCACCACGGTTGGTCCGCCTTCGCCTCGCGCGAAGCCGCCCTGCGCGCCCACGTATCGGCCGGCCGGATCACGTACCTGGCGTATCACCACGTCTGGACGGTGACCCCGGACCCCGCCGGGAGCCCCGGCTGGACCCTGCACGCCGTCGCCGGCCCCGACGAGGCCCCCGCCACCGTCCGGGCCCGTACCGTCCTGCTGGCCACCGGCGCCTACGAGCGCCAGCTCCCCTTCCCCGGCTGGACCCTGCCCGGGGTCGTCGGGGCCGGTGGGGCGCAGGCCATGCTCAAGGCCGGGCTCGTGCTCCCGGGCAGCCGGGTCGTCGTCGCCGGGAGCGGCCCCCTGCTGCTCGCCGTGGCCGGCTCGCTCGCCGCCGCCGGAGCCCGGGTGCCCGCGGTCGTGGAGGCCGCCGCGTACACCGGCTACGCCGCCCACACCCCCGCGCTGCTCCGCAACCCCGGCAAGCTCGCCGAAGGCGCCACGTACGGCGGGGCCCTGCTCCGCCACGGGGTCCGCCTCCTCACCCGGCACGCCGTCACCGAGGCCCACGGCACCGACCGGGTCGAGGCCGTCACCGTGGCCCGCCTCGACCGCGACTGGCGCCCCCTCCCCGGCACCGCCCGCCGCATCCCCTGCGACGCCGTGGCCGTCGGCCACGGGCTCGTGCCCCAGCTGGAGCTGGCCACCGGCCTCGGCTGCGCCACCCGCCCGAGCCCGGACGCCACCGTCGCCCTGGAACTGGACGCCGAGCAGCGCACCTCCGTCCCCGGGATCTGGTCCGCCGGGGAGACCGGCGGCATCGGCGGAGCCCAACTGGCCCTGACCGAGGGCGAGATCGCCGCGCACTCCATCGCGGGCCGGCCGGTACCGGCGCGCCTCGCCCGTACCCGTACGAGGCTGCGCGCCTTCGCCGCCGCGATGGCCGGCGCGCACCGACCGGGCCCCGGGTGGACCGGCTGGCTGCGCGAGGACACCGACGTCTGCCGCTGCGAGGAGGTTCCGGCGGGCCGGATCCGGGAGGCCGTCGAAGACCTGGGGGCGCGGGACGCCCGTACGGTCAAACTCCTCACCCGGGCCGGGATGGGCTGGTGCCAGGGCCGGATGTGCGGGCCGGCCGTCGCCGCCCTCGCCGGGACCGACCCCGCCCCGGACCGCAGGCCGCTGTCCTGCCCGGTCCCGCTCCGCCACCTCGCCGCACTCCCCGCCGAACCGCCTCACTGA